The following are from one region of the Mauremys reevesii isolate NIE-2019 linkage group 2, ASM1616193v1, whole genome shotgun sequence genome:
- the PURB gene encoding transcriptional activator protein Pur-beta has translation MADGDSGSERGGGFGGPRGPGPEQETQELASKRLDIQNKRFYLDVKQNAKGRFLKIAEVGAGGSKSRLTLSMAVAAEFRDYLGDFIEHYAQLGPSSPEQLAAAGPGEEAGPRRALKSEFLVRENRKYYLDLKENQRGRFLRIRQTINRGPGPGFPGPPGLQSGQTIALPAQGLIEFRDALAKLIDDYGGDEEELGGPGGGAGLGGELPEGTSITVDSKRFFFDVGCNKYGVFLRVSEVKPSYRNAITVPCKAWAQFGGAFCRYADEMRDIQERQRDKLYERRAGPAGPGSGSGAGDDSDGDDVDDD, from the coding sequence ATGGCGGACGGGGACAGCGGCAGCGAGCGCGGCGGCGGGTTCGGCGGCCCGCGCGGGCCGGGCCCCGAGCAGGAGACGCAGGAACTGGCCTCCAAGCGCCTGGACATCCAGAACAAGCGCTTCTACCTGGACGTGAAGCAGAACGCCAAGGGCCGCTTCCTCAAGATCGCCGAGGTGGGCGCGGGCGGCTCCAAGAGCCGCCTCACGCTCTCCATGGCCGTGGCCGCCGAGTTCCGCGACTACCTGGGCGACTTCATCGAGCACTACGCGCAGCTGGGCCCCAGCAGCCCCGAGCAGCTggcggcggccgggccgggcgaGGAGGCCGGGCCGCGCCGCGCGCTGAAGAGCGAGTTCCTGGTGCGCGAGAACCGCAAGTATTACCTGGACCTGAAGGAGAACCAGCGCGGCCGCTTCCTGCGCATCCGCCAGACCATCAACCGCGGCCCGGGCCCGGGCTTCCCCGGCCCGCCCGGCCTGCAGAGCGGCCAGACCATCGCGCTGCCGGCCCAGGGCCTCATCGAGTTCCGCGACGCGCTGGCCAAGCTCATCGACGACTACGGCGGCGACGAGGAGGAGCTGGGCGGGCCGGGCGGCGGCgcggggctgggcggggagcTGCCCGAGGGCACCTCCATCACCGTGGACTCCAAGCGCTTCTTCTTCGACGTGGGCTGCAACAAGTACGGCGTGTTCCTGCGCGTCAGCGAGGTGAAGCCGTCCTACCGCAACGCCATCACCGTGCCCTGCAAGGCCTGGGCCCAGTTCGGCGGCGCCTTCTGCCGCTACGCCGACGAGATGCGCGACATCCAGGAGCGCCAGCGGGACAAGCTCTACGAGCGCCGCGCCGggccggccgggccgggcagcgGCAGCGGGGCCGGCGACGACTCCGACGGGGACGACGTGGACGACGACTGA
- the LOC120398163 gene encoding neuropeptide Y receptor type 1-like, translating into MDELLKLMYLNVSERLSLPWEQAGLCGPSVGNSTVLVVAYSALLAVGLVGNLGLVCVIARHKEMRNVTSIFIANLACSDLLMSVVCLPVTVIYTLMDRWVLGEFLCKASPFAQCVSVTVSILSLAWIALERHQLIINPTGWKPGATHAYLAVSVTWLVSGCVSLPFLAFSVLTDEPFRNLSLPFDAFAGHLVCVEKWPSDGHRLAYTTGLLLGQYCLPLLLILACYCRIFLRLRRRRDILERPPHGSRATSHRRVSVMLACLVAAFAVCWLPLTVFNALYDWAHETISGCYHDLLFSLCHLAAMASTCINPVLYGFLNTNFQQELKALLHRCSCAAETDTYESVPMSTVSTEVSKASLRSGGVATNA; encoded by the coding sequence atggacgAGCTGCTGAAGCTCATGTACCTGAACGTTTCGGAGCGGCTGagcctgccctgggagcaggctGGCCTGTGTGGCCCCTCGGTGGGGAACAGCACCGTCCTGGTTGTGGCCTACAGCGCCCTGCTGGCCGTGGGGCTGGTTGGGAACCTGGGCCTGGTCTGCGTCATTGCCCGGCACAAGGAGATGAGGAACGTCACCAGCATCTTCATAGCCAACCTGGCCTGCTCCGACCTGCTGATGAGCGTGGTGTGCCTGCCCGTCACCGTCATCTACACGCTCATGGACCGTTGGGTGCTGGGCGAGTTCCTGTGCAAGGCCAGCCCCTTCGCGCAGTGTGTCTCCGTCACCGTCTCCATCCTCTCGCTGGCCTGGATTGCGCTGGAGCGGCACCAGCTCATCATCAACCCCACTGGGTGGAAGCCGGGGGCCACTCACGCCTACCTGGCCGTGAGCGTCACCTGGCTGGTGTCGGGCTGCGTCTCCCTGCCCTTCCTCGCGTTCAGCGTCCTGACGGACGAGCCCTTCCGCAACCTCAGCCTGCCCTTCGACGCCTTCGCCGGCCACCTGGTGTGCGTGGAGAAGTGGCCGTCAGATGGGCACCGCCTGGCCTACACCACCGGGCTGCTGCTTGGCCAGTActgcctgcccctgctgctcatCCTGGCCTGCTACTGCCGCATCTTCCTGCGCCTGCGCCGCCGGCGGGACATCTTGGAGCGGCCCCCGCACGGCTCCCGTGCCACCAGCCACCGGCGGGTCAGTGTCATGCTGGCCTGCCTCGTCGCCGCCTTCGCCGTGTGCTGGTTGCCCCTGACCGTCTTCAATGCCCTGTACGACTGGGCCCACGAGACCATCTCCGGCTGCTACCATGACCTGCTCTTCTCCCTCTGCCACCTGGCGGCCATGGCCTCCACCTGCATCAACCCCGTCCTCTACGGCTTCCTGAACACCAACTTCCAGCAGGAGCTCAAAGCCCTGCTCCACCGCTGCAGCTGCGCTGCGGAGACGGACACGTACGAGAGCGTCCCCATGTCCACCGTCAGCACCGAGGTCTCCAAAGCCTCACTGCGCAGCGGAGGGGTCGCCACCAACGCCTGA